The following are from one region of the Methanoculleus caldifontis genome:
- a CDS encoding cation diffusion facilitator family transporter — MRVRVQRIFIIVLALNLTVALAKAVFGLLAGSVSMVADAVHSGFDSFSNVVGIVALYFSTRPPDPEHPYGHGKIETLGTLVIGAMLLLTAGAIVLEGYRRLVDTAVPDITPVTVGVMVATLAINLAVSTYERRKGEEYRSQILIADSMHTRSDVFVSIAVLGGFLAVTLGFPEADPVIALAIGLLIARMGIGILHSAAKVLTDTMDLPCDPALIRAVVMDTPGVAGYHDFRCRGKPGEIFADIHITVDPVLSVAGAHEISEEVERRLRETVPGLAEVVVHIEPDGLR; from the coding sequence GTGCGGGTCCGGGTGCAGCGGATCTTCATCATCGTTCTCGCTCTGAACCTCACTGTTGCACTCGCAAAAGCAGTCTTCGGCCTCCTCGCCGGGTCGGTGAGCATGGTCGCGGACGCCGTCCATTCGGGCTTCGACTCGTTCTCAAACGTCGTCGGGATCGTTGCCCTCTACTTCTCGACGAGGCCTCCCGACCCGGAGCATCCCTACGGCCACGGCAAGATCGAGACGCTCGGAACCCTGGTCATCGGAGCGATGCTCCTCCTGACCGCCGGCGCGATCGTCCTTGAGGGCTATCGGCGGCTCGTCGACACCGCCGTTCCCGACATCACCCCGGTCACCGTCGGGGTGATGGTCGCAACCCTCGCCATCAACCTCGCCGTCTCCACCTACGAGAGGAGAAAGGGCGAGGAGTACCGGAGCCAGATCCTCATCGCCGACTCCATGCATACGAGGAGCGACGTCTTCGTCTCGATCGCCGTCCTCGGCGGCTTCCTCGCCGTCACGCTCGGTTTTCCCGAAGCCGACCCGGTCATCGCTCTCGCCATCGGCCTCCTCATCGCGAGGATGGGGATCGGGATCCTCCACAGCGCAGCAAAGGTCCTCACCGATACGATGGACCTCCCCTGCGACCCGGCGCTCATCCGGGCGGTGGTGATGGATACCCCCGGGGTTGCCGGATACCATGATTTCCGGTGCCGGGGGAAGCCGGGAGAGATCTTTGCCGATATTCACATCACCGTCGACCCGGTCCTCTCCGTCGCCGGGGCCCACGAGATCTCCGAGGAGGTGGAACGGCGGCTCCGGGAGACGGTGCCGGGACTTGCCGAGGTCGTCGTCCACATCGAGCCGGACGGATTACGATGA
- a CDS encoding rubrerythrin family protein, translating to MSTDENVRNAYAGESQANRKYSVFAEKAAAEGYAAVGRLFRAASEAEAIHAKRLLFIMNAVGSTEENLKGAMEGENHEFMEMYPPFVAEAKEERKNEAAIVFTHAMKAEEVHANLYLQALEAVREGKDLDAEKVFLCPVCGNIELGAAPEKCPICGVPARMFREIQ from the coding sequence ATGTCGACTGATGAGAATGTCCGGAATGCATACGCCGGGGAGTCCCAGGCGAACAGGAAATATTCGGTCTTTGCCGAAAAAGCCGCCGCTGAGGGCTACGCAGCAGTCGGAAGGCTCTTCCGCGCCGCAAGCGAGGCGGAAGCCATCCATGCAAAGCGCCTTCTCTTTATCATGAATGCCGTCGGGAGCACCGAGGAGAACCTGAAAGGTGCGATGGAGGGGGAGAACCACGAGTTCATGGAGATGTATCCCCCGTTCGTCGCCGAGGCGAAAGAGGAGCGGAAGAACGAGGCCGCAATCGTCTTCACCCACGCGATGAAGGCAGAAGAGGTGCACGCGAACCTCTACCTCCAGGCGCTCGAGGCCGTCCGCGAGGGGAAAGACCTCGATGCGGAGAAGGTCTTCCTCTGCCCGGTCTGCGGCAACATCGAGCTCGGCGCGGCACCGGAGAAGTGCCCGATCTGCGGCGTCCCGGCACGCATGTTCCGCGAGATCCAGTAA
- a CDS encoding FAD-dependent oxidoreductase: MAGVKVYTTESCPYCRMVEAFLKKHDVEYEHIDVGKDREAAREMIAASGQRGVPVTIFGDEVIVGFDAKRLRELFGTPIEGGVYDTVIVGAGPAGLTAAVYCARNLMKTVVIAENIGGQATWSWAIENYMGFSTITGEELVRKFEEQVRGFDVRLELDSVRSIKKEGDLFVITMVSDHTYRCRTVILASGKEPRKIGLPGEDRLIGKGISVCAVCDAPLFRDRPVAVVGGGNAALQTAIEMTKFASSVALIVRSALRCDEVYALQAEKEGIRVFLNQEVTELHGDAGLTGITLRNRESGEETVLNVEGLFLAIGLVPKTGFLDNLVALNERGEILIDENSETNVPGLFAAGDVTCVRAKQIIVAAGEGAKAAISAHEYLGSERLEERMVCP; this comes from the coding sequence ATGGCAGGTGTGAAGGTCTACACGACGGAGAGCTGCCCCTACTGCCGGATGGTCGAGGCGTTCCTGAAGAAGCACGATGTCGAGTACGAACATATCGACGTCGGCAAGGACCGCGAGGCGGCACGGGAGATGATAGCGGCCTCGGGCCAACGAGGTGTGCCGGTCACCATCTTCGGCGACGAGGTGATCGTCGGGTTCGACGCAAAGAGGCTCCGGGAACTCTTCGGGACACCGATCGAGGGTGGAGTATACGATACCGTCATTGTGGGCGCCGGGCCGGCGGGACTGACCGCCGCGGTCTACTGCGCCCGGAACCTTATGAAGACCGTCGTCATAGCGGAGAACATCGGCGGCCAGGCTACCTGGAGCTGGGCGATCGAGAACTATATGGGGTTCTCGACGATCACCGGGGAGGAGCTCGTCCGGAAGTTCGAAGAGCAGGTCAGGGGATTTGATGTCCGTCTCGAACTTGACAGCGTCCGGAGCATCAAGAAAGAGGGCGATCTGTTCGTTATCACGATGGTCTCGGACCATACGTACCGTTGCCGGACGGTCATCCTTGCCTCCGGGAAGGAGCCGCGTAAGATCGGGCTCCCCGGCGAGGATCGGCTCATCGGAAAGGGCATCTCCGTCTGCGCGGTCTGCGACGCCCCGCTCTTCCGCGATAGACCGGTCGCCGTCGTCGGGGGCGGAAATGCAGCGCTCCAGACCGCGATTGAGATGACGAAGTTCGCAAGTTCCGTGGCCCTGATCGTCCGGAGCGCCCTCCGGTGTGACGAGGTCTACGCTCTGCAGGCAGAGAAGGAGGGTATCCGGGTCTTCCTCAACCAGGAGGTGACGGAACTCCACGGGGACGCGGGCCTGACCGGGATCACGCTCCGGAACCGCGAGAGCGGAGAGGAGACTGTCCTCAACGTGGAGGGGCTCTTCCTCGCGATCGGGCTTGTGCCGAAGACAGGGTTCCTTGATAACCTGGTGGCGTTGAACGAGCGGGGCGAGATCCTCATCGATGAGAACAGCGAGACAAACGTGCCCGGACTCTTTGCAGCGGGAGACGTGACCTGCGTCCGGGCCAAGCAGATCATCGTCGCCGCCGGCGAGGGAGCGAAGGCGGCGATCTCGGCGCACGAGTACCTCGGGAGCGAGCGGCTGGAAGAGCGGATGGTCTGCCCATGA
- a CDS encoding peroxiredoxin encodes MEPGEVLQMPVIGEKAPEFDALTTHGPLKLSDLAGKWVILFSHPADFTPVCTTEFMAFAAIADELKELNVQLVGLSIDSVHSHLAWVRNIKEKMGVEIPFPIIADLDMKVARRYGMLHPGQSSTSTIRTVFFIDDKGVMRAMLYYPMSNGRSMPEILRLTKALQTSDKHGIATPANWQPGEKVIVPPPKTPAEIEKRMQEGYECKDWYLCFKKI; translated from the coding sequence ATGGAACCCGGAGAAGTACTTCAGATGCCGGTCATCGGCGAGAAGGCACCGGAGTTTGATGCGCTGACCACCCATGGCCCCCTGAAACTCTCGGACCTCGCGGGGAAGTGGGTCATCCTCTTCTCCCACCCGGCGGACTTCACGCCGGTCTGCACCACGGAGTTCATGGCGTTCGCCGCGATCGCCGACGAACTCAAGGAGCTGAACGTCCAGCTCGTCGGCCTCTCGATCGACAGCGTCCACTCGCACCTTGCCTGGGTTCGGAACATCAAGGAGAAGATGGGCGTGGAGATACCCTTCCCCATCATCGCCGACCTCGACATGAAGGTCGCCCGGCGCTACGGGATGCTCCACCCCGGTCAGAGCAGCACCTCCACGATCAGGACGGTCTTCTTCATCGACGACAAGGGAGTCATGCGGGCGATGCTCTACTACCCGATGTCCAACGGCCGCTCCATGCCCGAGATCCTCAGGCTCACGAAGGCTCTCCAGACCTCCGATAAGCACGGGATCGCGACGCCGGCGAACTGGCAGCCCGGCGAGAAGGTGATCGTCCCACCCCCGAAGACGCCTGCGGAGATCGAGAAGCGGATGCAGGAAGGCTACGAGTGTAAAGACTGGTACCTCTGCTTCAAGAAGATCTGA
- a CDS encoding site-2 protease family protein, translated as MLERIPLRERKDLLIAWLAISIAFTLIYVRGGVDFTAFVILFVMSLVTVGVAFVLHELAHKFVAMRYGYWAEFQKDNQMLLVAVVMAALVGVVFAAPGATYVYGNATRRENGWISAAGPITNLVLCIPFAALLLFSGGGLIGLVALVGLRINAMIATFNMLPISVLDGRKVLDWNPAVFAVLIISSVGLLFWSLSLV; from the coding sequence ATGCTGGAAAGAATACCGCTGCGCGAGCGCAAGGACCTCCTGATCGCGTGGCTCGCCATCTCGATCGCCTTCACCCTGATCTACGTCCGCGGCGGAGTGGATTTCACCGCGTTCGTCATCCTCTTCGTGATGTCGCTCGTCACGGTGGGGGTCGCCTTTGTCCTCCACGAGCTCGCGCACAAGTTTGTCGCCATGCGCTACGGCTACTGGGCGGAGTTCCAGAAGGATAACCAGATGCTCCTCGTCGCCGTGGTGATGGCGGCGCTCGTCGGGGTCGTCTTCGCGGCACCGGGGGCGACCTACGTCTACGGAAACGCGACCCGGAGAGAGAACGGGTGGATCTCGGCGGCGGGGCCGATCACGAACCTCGTCCTCTGCATACCGTTCGCGGCCCTGCTGCTCTTTTCCGGCGGCGGGCTCATCGGTCTCGTGGCCCTCGTCGGGCTCCGGATCAACGCCATGATCGCCACCTTCAATATGCTCCCGATCAGCGTGCTAGACGGGCGCAAAGTCCTCGACTGGAACCCGGCCGTCTTTGCCGTCCTCATCATCTCCTCCGTCGGGCTCCTCTTCTGGTCCCTCTCCCTCGTCTGA
- a CDS encoding sensor histidine kinase → MTSDTGEPICLAASLTDITDLKQAEMEVQAHNRALSALNQIIGISTSATDIDEMLESVLAATLAFLDLPGGGIYLIEPGKRSAELICTRGLPEGFPRHSRIPDITVPPYAEVLVAGRSLFFDEHLQLRYPGENGRKPRQCASIPIMAHGRIIGALNVVPREDSRFADADRSLLTAIGREIGTSVERTMLIRQLEMAEREANLYLDILSHDIRNAENVSGLYADLLIDILDGEARGYAQKLQTSIRKSIEILRNVSTIRRIHQESAVLVPVDLDQVIREEIGMFPEIRLHYSGTDLAVLADALLPEVFTNLIGNAIKFGGPTVEIAIRVEERGGIHISIEDTGPGVPDEMKETIFMRFGQSRHRRSGQGLGLYITRMLVLRYGGRIWVEDRVPGRPECGAAFRFSLKKA, encoded by the coding sequence GTGACGAGCGATACCGGAGAACCCATCTGCCTCGCGGCGTCGCTCACCGATATCACCGACCTGAAACAGGCCGAGATGGAGGTGCAGGCCCACAACCGGGCGCTCTCGGCCTTAAACCAGATCATCGGCATATCGACATCCGCAACAGACATCGACGAGATGCTGGAGAGCGTGCTCGCGGCAACCCTTGCCTTTCTCGACCTCCCCGGCGGGGGCATATACCTGATCGAGCCGGGGAAGCGGAGTGCAGAACTCATCTGCACGAGAGGGCTTCCCGAGGGCTTCCCCCGGCACTCGCGCATCCCGGACATCACCGTTCCACCCTACGCGGAGGTGCTCGTGGCAGGCAGGTCCTTATTCTTCGATGAGCACCTGCAACTCCGCTACCCCGGGGAAAACGGCAGGAAGCCCCGCCAGTGTGCCAGCATCCCGATCATGGCGCACGGGAGGATCATCGGGGCCCTGAACGTGGTGCCGCGCGAAGATAGCCGGTTTGCCGACGCCGACCGGTCCCTCCTTACGGCTATCGGGAGAGAGATCGGCACCTCGGTCGAGCGGACGATGCTGATCCGGCAGCTCGAGATGGCCGAGCGGGAGGCAAATCTCTATCTCGACATCCTCAGCCACGATATCAGGAACGCAGAGAACGTATCCGGCCTCTACGCCGACCTCCTCATCGATATCCTCGACGGGGAAGCCAGGGGCTACGCACAGAAGCTCCAGACAAGCATCAGGAAGAGCATCGAGATCTTGAGGAACGTCTCGACGATCCGCCGGATCCACCAGGAGTCTGCCGTGCTCGTGCCGGTCGACCTCGATCAGGTGATCCGGGAGGAGATCGGAATGTTCCCCGAGATCCGGCTCCACTACAGCGGCACGGATCTTGCGGTCCTGGCCGACGCCCTCCTCCCCGAGGTCTTCACGAACCTGATCGGGAACGCCATCAAGTTCGGGGGACCGACGGTCGAGATCGCGATCCGGGTGGAGGAGCGCGGCGGGATCCACATCTCGATCGAGGATACCGGGCCGGGGGTGCCGGACGAGATGAAAGAGACCATATTCATGCGATTCGGGCAGAGCAGGCATCGGAGGAGCGGCCAGGGCCTCGGCCTCTACATCACCCGGATGCTTGTTCTGCGTTACGGCGGAAGGATCTGGGTCGAGGACCGGGTACCGGGCCGGCCTGAATGCGGTGCGGCGTTCCGGTTCTCGCTGAAGAAGGCCTGA
- a CDS encoding desulfoferrodoxin FeS4 iron-binding domain-containing protein, translated as MVNVSAKGQVYHCEICGNVVQVLEAGGGELVCCGEPMVLEE; from the coding sequence ATGGTGAACGTATCAGCAAAAGGGCAGGTCTACCACTGCGAGATCTGCGGAAACGTGGTCCAGGTCCTCGAAGCAGGCGGCGGCGAGCTGGTCTGTTGCGGCGAACCGATGGTGCTTGAGGAGTGA
- a CDS encoding flavodoxin family protein: protein MTIDVLAFAASPRRHGNSETLLDWVLAAMEAEGAAVEKIVVPEVDLRPCRGCNACETLNRCVQRDYMDYLHDRIIAADCVVLASPIYCMGLAAQAKALVDRAQVFRSRKYVLHLPVVPPERKGKRVGIFLSTAGQNWDHVFDAAIPSVKCLFHVVDIRNADIRYLMVNGVDEKGAIERHPTAKADAEALGREVIGHLREVLAA from the coding sequence ATGACCATTGACGTCCTCGCGTTTGCGGCCTCTCCCCGCCGCCACGGCAACTCCGAGACGCTCCTCGACTGGGTGCTCGCGGCGATGGAGGCCGAAGGGGCCGCGGTCGAGAAGATCGTCGTCCCGGAGGTCGATCTCAGGCCCTGCCGCGGGTGCAACGCCTGCGAGACGCTCAACCGGTGCGTCCAGCGGGACTACATGGACTATCTCCACGACAGGATCATCGCCGCCGACTGCGTCGTCCTCGCGTCGCCCATCTACTGCATGGGGCTTGCCGCGCAGGCGAAGGCGCTGGTCGACCGGGCCCAGGTCTTCCGCTCGAGGAAGTACGTCCTCCACCTCCCGGTCGTCCCACCCGAACGGAAGGGTAAACGGGTCGGGATCTTCCTCTCGACCGCCGGGCAGAACTGGGACCACGTCTTCGACGCGGCGATCCCGTCGGTGAAGTGCCTCTTTCACGTCGTCGATATCAGGAATGCGGATATCAGGTACCTGATGGTGAACGGCGTCGACGAGAAAGGGGCGATAGAGCGCCACCCCACCGCGAAGGCCGACGCGGAGGCTCTGGGGCGGGAGGTCATCGGACACCTGCGGGAGGTTCTTGCAGCATGA
- a CDS encoding zinc ribbon-containing protein, translating to MAEPEARTTAKAGERPGPGRFVCIDCGREVRIGSTDEDLVRCPTCACEMYNCFPMTHIRPDIKTPEDVMHPPERKSKAE from the coding sequence GTGGCCGAACCAGAAGCCAGAACGACAGCAAAGGCAGGAGAGAGACCGGGGCCCGGCCGGTTCGTCTGTATCGACTGTGGACGGGAAGTCCGGATCGGCAGCACCGATGAGGACCTCGTCAGGTGCCCGACCTGCGCCTGCGAGATGTACAACTGCTTTCCGATGACGCACATCAGGCCGGACATCAAGACGCCCGAGGACGTCATGCATCCCCCCGAGCGGAAGAGCAAAGCGGAGTAA
- a CDS encoding carboxymuconolactone decarboxylase family protein: MEENQKRLEEKIGKVPEIFKELKETDPDLYARVMGLDQMIWADGALSRQTKKIIAIAIAASLRDEHAVRAQMAGAGKLGVAKEEIEEGLRVAFLLAGMPAYVYGKTALEEYLGDRPRK, from the coding sequence ATGGAAGAGAACCAGAAGCGCCTTGAGGAGAAGATCGGAAAGGTGCCCGAGATCTTCAAGGAACTCAAAGAAACGGATCCCGACCTCTACGCCCGGGTGATGGGGCTCGATCAGATGATCTGGGCCGACGGCGCCCTCTCAAGACAGACGAAGAAGATCATCGCGATCGCGATCGCCGCATCGCTCCGCGACGAGCATGCGGTCCGCGCGCAGATGGCCGGCGCGGGGAAACTCGGCGTCGCAAAGGAGGAGATCGAGGAAGGGCTCAGAGTCGCGTTCCTGCTCGCGGGGATGCCGGCGTACGTCTACGGCAAGACCGCCCTCGAGGAGTACCTGGGCGACCGTCCGAGGAAGTGA
- a CDS encoding PAS domain S-box protein: MTSAEPPERLCGTPPDYLILDDLDEGILVIGEDHGAVRANPAFYRMIGDPMGKSGEIFRAIPGLVERLHAAPGERIPEFECRVRAADGRERRCLCSGRRGPSGECWVLRFREPPDRTKDYEAIVEHTGTATILIEGDGIISMANTEFERLSGYARTGIVGIKRLTDFVASGEERERIVGYHTLRRRVPGAAPKNYSFTFTDRSGNLHAIEATIGLIPGTARSVMSLLDVTGRRQAEQALQESEERLNLALSAANDGLVDWDVRSGEIFYSSRSFTMLGYEPDAFAPTIPTILALVHPEDRGHVEAMLDELVTGRRDRCEMEFRIRSASEKWVYILDRLRVVGYDESGRPIRVVGTHTDITERKEAERELLIRKRAIESSFAAIAVADLDGRLTYANRALLAMGGFTDPCEVIGKHLSEPWTDPEKAERILRTLKEQGRCTGELVGRRVDGEEFIAHVTANIVTDDSGTPVCIMATAVDITRERRMKEALRESEESYRTLAESAPDIIFLVDLEGNVLYVNGAGGRLLGTDPESLRGENIRDLFPSAVTERWFAMLRTAAEAPGRVLTDETLLPRNGGGTWLETRLIPIAGRDGTVRHLLGISRDATARREAEEQLRFQARVLSQVEDAVIAADTEGRITYMNPAAERFHGVSSSEALGRPCRELFTCEWLSPSDEEEVRTSLSSSGTWRGVVLLRKPDGEAIFVDETISSLNDDEGRVTGTLCSLRDVTARRRAELELRIKDMAIASSLDAISLTGLDGRIIYVNRASLSIHGWEREEEIVGQPASVLWADPEEVDRVMEVFRRDGAWSGEVTGRRRDGSTFPMQLALSIVTDESGRALCAMGSGIDITRRREAERELRIRDMAIATSSSAFTIAGLDGCLTYVNQALLAMWGYASPSEVIGRPVTGLWDDREEAAAALRTLLETGRYTGERVARRQDGTTFHVMFSGTW; encoded by the coding sequence GTGACCTCAGCCGAGCCCCCGGAACGTCTTTGCGGCACGCCGCCGGATTACCTGATACTCGACGATCTCGACGAGGGCATCCTCGTAATCGGTGAGGACCACGGCGCCGTCCGGGCCAACCCTGCTTTTTACAGGATGATCGGGGACCCGATGGGAAAATCAGGGGAGATCTTCCGCGCGATCCCCGGTCTCGTCGAGAGGCTCCACGCAGCGCCCGGAGAGAGGATCCCGGAGTTCGAGTGCCGGGTTCGTGCAGCAGACGGGAGAGAGCGCCGGTGCCTCTGTTCTGGCCGGAGGGGGCCGTCCGGTGAGTGCTGGGTGCTCCGGTTCAGGGAGCCCCCCGACAGGACGAAGGATTACGAGGCGATCGTCGAGCATACCGGGACGGCGACAATCCTGATCGAGGGCGACGGCATCATCTCGATGGCAAATACGGAGTTTGAGCGGCTTTCGGGGTACGCCCGGACCGGGATCGTCGGCATCAAGCGGCTTACCGACTTTGTCGCCTCCGGGGAAGAACGAGAGCGGATCGTGGGGTATCACACCCTCCGGCGGAGAGTGCCCGGGGCCGCACCCAAGAACTACTCGTTTACGTTCACCGACCGTTCGGGCAACCTGCATGCAATCGAGGCCACCATCGGCCTGATACCGGGCACGGCACGCTCGGTCATGTCGCTTCTCGACGTGACCGGGCGGAGGCAGGCGGAACAGGCGCTGCAGGAGAGCGAGGAGCGGCTGAACCTCGCGCTCTCGGCGGCTAACGACGGGCTGGTCGACTGGGACGTCCGCAGCGGTGAGATATTTTACAGTTCCAGGAGTTTCACGATGCTCGGCTACGAGCCGGACGCGTTCGCGCCCACAATCCCGACAATCCTCGCGCTCGTCCACCCGGAGGACCGCGGCCACGTCGAGGCGATGCTCGACGAACTGGTCACCGGGCGCCGGGACCGCTGCGAGATGGAGTTCCGGATCCGTTCCGCCTCCGAAAAGTGGGTTTACATACTCGACCGGCTCAGGGTAGTCGGGTACGACGAGAGCGGCAGGCCGATCCGGGTCGTGGGAACCCATACCGATATCACGGAGAGGAAGGAGGCGGAGAGGGAACTCCTGATCCGGAAGAGGGCAATAGAATCATCGTTTGCCGCCATCGCCGTCGCCGACCTCGACGGGCGCCTGACCTACGCCAACCGGGCGCTGCTCGCGATGGGCGGGTTCACCGATCCCTGCGAGGTGATCGGGAAGCACCTCTCGGAACCCTGGACGGATCCCGAAAAAGCCGAGAGGATCCTCCGGACGCTCAAAGAGCAGGGCAGGTGCACCGGGGAGCTCGTCGGCCGCAGGGTCGACGGGGAGGAGTTCATCGCCCATGTTACCGCGAACATCGTGACCGACGATTCCGGGACTCCAGTCTGCATCATGGCCACCGCGGTCGATATCACCAGAGAGAGGCGTATGAAGGAGGCGCTCCGGGAGAGCGAGGAGAGTTACCGGACGCTCGCCGAGTCGGCGCCGGATATCATCTTCCTCGTCGATCTCGAAGGGAATGTTCTTTATGTAAACGGCGCCGGCGGCCGCCTGCTCGGCACGGACCCGGAGAGCCTCCGCGGAGAGAACATCAGGGATCTCTTCCCGTCCGCCGTTACAGAGAGGTGGTTTGCGATGCTCCGGACCGCGGCGGAGGCGCCCGGTAGGGTCCTCACCGATGAGACCCTGCTCCCCCGGAACGGCGGGGGCACCTGGCTCGAGACGCGCCTCATCCCGATCGCGGGACGCGACGGGACCGTCCGGCACCTGCTCGGGATCAGCCGCGACGCCACCGCGCGGAGAGAGGCGGAAGAGCAGCTCCGGTTCCAGGCCCGGGTGCTCTCGCAGGTGGAGGACGCCGTGATCGCGGCCGATACAGAGGGGCGGATCACCTATATGAACCCGGCCGCAGAACGATTCCACGGGGTTTCTTCGAGCGAGGCCCTCGGCCGGCCCTGCAGGGAACTCTTCACCTGCGAATGGCTCAGCCCGAGCGATGAAGAAGAAGTCAGGACCTCCCTTTCGTCATCCGGGACCTGGCGGGGCGTCGTTCTCCTCCGAAAGCCGGACGGGGAGGCAATATTCGTCGACGAGACCATCAGCTCCTTAAACGACGATGAAGGAAGGGTTACCGGAACGCTCTGTTCTCTCCGCGACGTTACTGCCCGGAGGCGAGCCGAACTCGAGCTCCGGATCAAGGATATGGCGATAGCGTCGTCGCTCGACGCCATCTCTCTCACCGGTCTCGACGGGAGGATCATCTACGTCAATCGTGCCTCCCTTTCCATCCACGGGTGGGAGCGGGAGGAGGAGATCGTCGGACAGCCGGCTTCAGTGCTCTGGGCCGACCCGGAGGAAGTGGACCGGGTCATGGAAGTGTTCCGCAGGGACGGTGCCTGGTCAGGGGAGGTGACGGGCCGACGGCGGGACGGATCGACCTTCCCCATGCAGCTCGCCCTCTCGATCGTCACCGACGAGTCGGGGAGAGCACTCTGCGCGATGGGGTCGGGGATCGATATCACCAGGCGCAGAGAAGCCGAACGAGAGCTCCGGATCCGGGATATGGCGATAGCCACCTCTTCGAGCGCGTTCACCATCGCCGGTCTTGACGGCTGCCTCACCTACGTCAACCAGGCGCTTCTCGCGATGTGGGGCTACGCCTCCCCCTCCGAGGTTATCGGAAGACCGGTCACGGGACTGTGGGACGACAGAGAGGAGGCCGCGGCCGCTCTCCGGACGCTCCTTGAGACCGGCAGGTATACCGGGGAGCGGGTCGCGAGGAGGCAGGACGGAACGACGTTTCACGTCATGTTCTCCGGAACCTGGTGA
- a CDS encoding flavodoxin family protein, which produces MSETVKVLGISGSPRRHGNTETLLDAVLEGAREAGADVEKVVLRPLDYAPCRGCNACHKTGACIIKDDLTAVFEKITAADVLAIASPIYSMGITAELKGMIDRAQYFWARKFILKNLYFTDEHVRRHKGIFISTAGLGWENVFDAAFPALTAFFNTTGFEYWDNVIANDMDRYGGIAGHPTALAEAREKGQKVVGLVRELQAPGKTGA; this is translated from the coding sequence ATGAGCGAGACAGTAAAGGTCCTCGGCATCTCCGGCAGCCCCCGGCGGCACGGGAACACCGAGACCCTGCTCGACGCCGTGCTCGAGGGTGCCCGCGAGGCGGGGGCCGACGTCGAGAAGGTCGTCCTCCGGCCGCTCGACTACGCCCCGTGCCGGGGATGCAACGCCTGCCACAAAACCGGGGCCTGCATCATCAAAGACGACCTTACGGCGGTCTTCGAGAAGATAACCGCCGCCGACGTCCTCGCCATCGCCTCCCCCATCTACTCGATGGGGATCACGGCAGAGCTCAAGGGGATGATCGACCGGGCCCAGTACTTCTGGGCGCGCAAGTTCATCCTGAAGAACCTGTATTTCACCGACGAGCACGTCCGCCGCCACAAGGGGATCTTCATATCGACAGCGGGGCTCGGCTGGGAGAACGTCTTCGATGCGGCGTTTCCGGCGCTCACCGCGTTCTTCAACACCACCGGGTTCGAGTACTGGGACAACGTCATAGCAAACGATATGGACCGCTACGGGGGGATCGCGGGGCATCCGACGGCGCTCGCGGAGGCCCGGGAGAAGGGGCAAAAGGTCGTCGGCCTCGTGCGGGAACTGCAGGCGCCCGGTAAGACCGGGGCCTGA
- a CDS encoding flavodoxin family protein, whose protein sequence is MRKKVIALLGSPILDGNTARLLDEAIRGAEEAGCEVEKIEVAHMDVLPCMEFFQCKESETCLIQDEMAEIFQKFREMDGLIIATPVMTMGVPGRLKSFMDRFQVFYMAKYHRGRSLISPERRKERKMLFIAIAGMKIPNVFDGVKLTVHAFGEIVDCPLWGEVLQNDMDTIRDIATRPEVMEAAYRKGRELGQALTGGSPSS, encoded by the coding sequence ATGCGAAAGAAGGTTATCGCCTTACTCGGAAGCCCCATCCTCGATGGGAACACCGCCCGTCTCCTCGATGAGGCCATCAGGGGTGCCGAGGAAGCCGGATGCGAGGTCGAGAAGATCGAGGTCGCACACATGGACGTCCTGCCCTGCATGGAGTTCTTCCAGTGCAAGGAGAGCGAGACCTGTCTTATCCAGGACGAGATGGCGGAGATCTTTCAGAAGTTCCGGGAGATGGACGGCCTGATCATCGCGACCCCCGTGATGACGATGGGTGTCCCCGGCAGGCTCAAGTCCTTCATGGACCGGTTTCAGGTCTTCTACATGGCGAAATACCACCGGGGACGATCCCTCATCTCTCCGGAGAGGCGCAAAGAACGCAAGATGCTCTTCATAGCGATCGCGGGGATGAAGATCCCGAACGTCTTTGATGGCGTCAAATTGACCGTCCACGCGTTCGGGGAGATCGTCGACTGCCCCCTCTGGGGCGAGGTGCTCCAGAACGATATGGATACCATCCGGGACATCGCGACGCGCCCTGAGGTTATGGAGGCGGCGTACCGGAAGGGGCGCGAACTCGGGCAGGCCCTCACCGGCGGTAGCCCTTCATCGTAA